CGTCATTCGGTTCGGGAGCGGCGACGGGTTTCATCAGGGCATCACAAGGGCAACGGCAGATCTCGCAGCAGCGGTCTCAATATCCTAACCGTATGTCACGCACGGCACCAAGCAACCTTCGGCCAATGACGATTCGCCTTGACCCGCGCGCCTGTGGGAGGCGTCGCCGACGCCGATGGAATTGGCGCGGATGCTGTCATGGATGTTTTTGCGGATTCACCGCTTTCTCCATCGGCGTCGGAGACGCCTCTCACAGGGGGCCACATTGCTCCTAAGTCGTTATTCGTATTTTGGGTTACAACCTTGCCCAAAGTTGCCTTGACACGTTAGTCGAATCTGCGACAATCCGCCCCGCAAATCAACCACCTGGGTGGTCGCCGCGAGGCAAGGATTGCCCCCGCACCGCCCCTTTTGCTCGACCTCGTTGAGTTCGTGCGTAGGCAAGGAGGCCTCACGCTATGGGTGATCGGACCCCTCAGGTCCGCGGGATCAGTCTTCGCGAATTGCTGCCCCAGGCGGTGTTCCGCGGTGCGGCCGATATTCGCGTGACGAGTTGCTGCGGCGAGGCTCGCGGCTGCAAACGCGGCGATTTGTTCGTCGCGATTGCGGACGAAGCCGGCCCCAATGATCGCGCCATGCGATTGGCCCGCAAGCGCGGCGCCGTCGGCATGGTCACGGATCGCGCGATCGCCTCCGAGGAACTGCCGCTCTGCGTCGTGCCGGACTGCCGCGAAGCCTACGGACGGATCTGCCACGCCCTCGTCGGCGATCCCAGCAAACAACTCAAAGTCATTGGCATCACGGGCACGCAAGGCAAGACAGTCACCAGCTACTTGGTCGCCGCGGTGCTGGAAGCCGGCGGCTTCTATGCCGGAGTGATGGGCACGCTCGGTTACTACGACGGCATCAAAGTCGCGCCAGCCGACAGTGCTACGCCGCAAGTGCCGGTGCTAGCCCGCTGGCTGGAGCGGATGCAATCGAACGGCTGCACGCACGCCGTGGTGGAAGTCTCGAATCGGGCCCTGGCCGAGGCTCGCCTGGCCGGCATCACGCTCGACGCCGCCTGCATTACGAACATCACCCACGATCACCTCGATCAGCCAGGCTCCGACGAAAACTACCGTGCCGTGAAGCACCAGTTGTTTCAACACCTGGCGCCGGAAGCGATCACCGTGCTGAACGCGGACGATCCTTCCTGCGACGCTTGCCTGCGGCTGCTAGACGGACCGATGTTGACCATCGGCATCGACCAGCCGGCCGAGGTCAGTGCGACGCCGCTGGAGCAATCGCGCGGCGAACAAACTTTCTTGCTGAGCGCCGGCAGTGAG
The sequence above is a segment of the Planctomycetia bacterium genome. Coding sequences within it:
- a CDS encoding UDP-N-acetylmuramoyl-L-alanyl-D-glutamate--2,6-diaminopimelate ligase, with amino-acid sequence MGDRTPQVRGISLRELLPQAVFRGAADIRVTSCCGEARGCKRGDLFVAIADEAGPNDRAMRLARKRGAVGMVTDRAIASEELPLCVVPDCREAYGRICHALVGDPSKQLKVIGITGTQGKTVTSYLVAAVLEAGGFYAGVMGTLGYYDGIKVAPADSATPQVPVLARWLERMQSNGCTHAVVEVSNRALAEARLAGITLDAACITNITHDHLDQPGSDENYRAVKHQLFQHLAPEAITVLNADDPSCDACLRLLDGPMLTIGIDQPAEVSATPLEQSRGEQTFLLSAGSETIPVRTPLIGTHNIYNCLTAAAMGLSYGIDLPTIVRGLEALDKIPGRLERLECGQTFGVFIDDARTVESLAGSLATLRNVTEGRLICVFGAVGERDRAKRPLLGAVVENAADLAVLTTDNPHDEDPRRIAGDVLSGFDHPGRVHVEPDRADAICWALNQAQPGDCILIAGRGNSAHQIIAGKRIPLDDREVARDWLYEAIAPREMFRAGA